In Rhinoraja longicauda isolate Sanriku21f chromosome 27, sRhiLon1.1, whole genome shotgun sequence, one DNA window encodes the following:
- the rcc1 gene encoding regulator of chromosome condensation, which yields MAGKKPVKRSSLSKDDVEKKRGEESKKIKISHCSHGAIPGVVLTLGQGDVGQLGLGENIMERKKPALVKGLPEKIVQVEAGGMHTVCLAPTGNVYTFGCNDEGALGRDTAQNGSDMVPVRVLLDEHVVQVSAGDSHTAALTESGQVYIWGSFRDNNGVIGLLEPLKTSLSPKQVPVDVPIVKIVSGNDHLAMLSLDGEIFTSGCGEQGQLGRLAECFTNRGGRRGLERLLIPKNVRLRSKGSGKVKFCDVFSGSYSTFAISKEGHIYGFGLSNYHQLGTPGTSPCFSAHKLSAFKNSVKSWVKFSGGQHHTLCLDSDGKAYSLGRAEYGRLGLGERAAEMSTPTAIQGLPVIAEVACGASVSYAISKDGRAFAWGMGTNFQLSTGTEEDVWSPFQMIGQQLENRIVLSISSGGQHTVLLAAEGGES from the exons TCTCTCATTGCTCCCACGGGGCAATCCCTGGAGTTGTCCTGACGCTGGGTCAGGGTGATGTTGGCCAACTCGGTCTTGGTGAAAACATCATGGAGCGGAAGAAACCTGCTTTGGTCAAGGGACTACCTGAGAAGATTGTGCAGGTGGAGGCTGGTGGAATGCACACTGTGTGCCTTGCACCAACAGGAAAT gtTTACACGTTCGGTTGCAATGATGAGGGTGCGCTTGGACGCGACACGGCGCAGAATGGGTCCGACATGGTTCCGGTCCGGGTTCTGCTTGATGAACATGTGGTCCAGGTTTCTGCGGGTGACAGTCACACTGCGGCTCTGACTGAAAGTGGCCAAGTCTACATATGGGGCTCCTTCAGG GATAACAATGGAGTTATTGGACTGTTGGAACCCCTGAAGACCAGCCTCTCACCAAAGCAGGTGCCCGTTGATGTTCCAATTGTTAAAATTGTCTCAG GGAATGATCACTTGGCAATGCTGTCTCTTGACGGTGAGATTTTCACTTCTGGCTGTGGTGAGCAGGGACAACTCGGAAGACTTGCAGAATGTTTCACAAACCGAGGAGGACGGAGAGGTCTAG AGCGACTGCTGATTCCCAAGAACGTTCGCCTCCGATCCAAAGGGAGTGGGAAGGTGAAATTTTGTGATGTTTTCAGTGGTTCCTATAGCACATTTGCAATTTCGAAGGAAGGCCACATCTATGGTTTTGGACTCTCCAACTACCATCAGCTAG GGACACCAGGCACATCCCCGTGTTTCTCGGCACATAAACTAAGTGCATTCAAGAACTCGGTCAAGTCTTGGGTCAAATTCTCTGGTGGACAACATCATACCTTGTGCTTGGACTCTGATG GTAAAGCATACAGCTTGGGTCGAGCTGAGTATGGACGCCTAGGGTTGGGAGAACGTGCCGCAGAGATGAGTACGCCGACTGCCATCCAAGGACTCCCTGTTATCGCTGAAGTGGCTTGTGGAGCTTCTGTTAGTTATGCCATCAGCAAGGACG GTCGAGCCTTTGCCTGGGGCATGGGGACAAATTTTCAGCTGAGCACAGGCACCGAGGAGGATGTGTGGAGCCCCTTCCAGATGATCGGTCAGCAGCTGGAGAACAGAATAGTCCTCTCCATCTCCAGCGGAGGCCAGCACACTGTGTTACTTGCAGCAGAAGGCGGAGAGAGCTGA